TCGAATCACGCGGAGGGTTTGGCGCGAGAGCCTTATCGATCCCGGCAACCGGCTCAGGCCGCCGACTATCGTGATATCGGAGGCTTCCATAGCAACATCAGTCCCGCTGCTCATGGCGATTCCAACGTCTGCCGTCGCAAGAGCCGGGGCGTCGTTTATGCCATCGCCAACCATCGCCACCGCCAGGCCCCGCGCCTTCAGTCTCTCCACCTCCCGGGCCTTGCCCTCGGGCAGCACCTCTGCCAGTACATGGTCGTGAGGTATGCCCACTCTGTCCGCTATTGCCACAGCGGTTCGTCGATTGTCCCCGGTCACCATGTACACCTGCACTCCTAGGCGTCCGAGCTCACTGATGGCCTCTGGTGATCCGGCCCTTACCTGATCGGCTATTCCGTATGCCGCGGCGGGCTTTCCATTCACAGCCTGCACAACAGCGGTCTCGCCTCGCTCCTCCATTCGAGCGAGGGAATTCTCGACCGATCCCAGCTCAACCCCTAGCTCAGTCATGAACCTGCGGGTCCCAACTGCCACCCTCAGCCCGTCCACAGTCGCCTCCACTCCACGTCCGGGCGCCGACCGAAAGCCCGACGGCATCGGGATGTCCAATCCACACTGAGACGCTGCATTCACAATCGCCAGTCCCAGTGGATGCTCCGAGCCACGTTCGGCTGAGGCCGCAAGCCTCAGAACGTCTCTCTCCTCAAACGGAGGGAAGGCCTCATATCCCTGGAGAGATGGCTTTCCTACCGTTATGGTGCCGGTCTTGTCGAGGATGATCGCCTTCACCGAGCTGAGCCTCTCCAGATGCTCTCCCCCTCGGATCAGAATCCCGAGCTCCGCCCCTCGCCCAGTGGCAACCATGATTCCAGTTGGAGTGGCCAGGCCCAGAGCGCACGGACACGCAATCACCAAAACAGCCGTGGCGTTCACCAGGGCTCGAGATACATCATGCTCAACAATATACCAGACGAGAAATGTAAGAACCGCAATCCCCAGCACAACAGGGACGAAGTAGGATGAGACGACATCAGCAAGCCTCTGGATCGGCGCCTTGCTGCCCTGCGCATCCTCGACCATCTTGATGATCTGCGAAAGGGCAGTCTCGCGGCCGACCCGGGTTGCACGCATCTTGAGCATCCCGTGCTGATTCATGGTCGCTCCGGTCAGCCTGTCGCCGGATTGTTTGTCTACCGGAATGCTCTCGCCTGTGAGCATCGACTCGTCCACTGCGGAGAATCCCTCAATCACCTCGCCGTCCACAGGCACGCGCTCGCCGGGCCTGACAATCAGCATATCCCCTGCCAGAACCTGATCAACGGGAACCTGCCGCTCTCCGTCGGGAGTGATCAGCGTGGCTACCTTCGGAGAGAGCGCCATGAGCTTGCGGATGGCCTCACTCGTCCTTCCCTTCGCCGCGTATTCAAGGTTCTTGCCCAGCAGAACCAGGGTTATCACCACAGCTGACGCTTCGTAGTAGACCGGGCCAGGCGTGACGAATGTGTGCACGACACTGAGGATGTATGCTGCTCCAGTGCCCAGGGCCACCAGTACATCCATGTTGGCGCCGGCGTGGGCCACTGTACGGACCGCGCCAATGTAGAAG
This region of Clostridia bacterium genomic DNA includes:
- a CDS encoding heavy metal translocating P-type ATPase, translating into MDSVRPKGRESDDSGRSTGTARELKQLDVAITGMTCAACSARIEKALQKELGVMAASVNLAAETARVQYDPTVLKVSDIVRVVENTGYSARELVRDAGEDARRALERRRRVVNDWLLFYIGAAFSLPMLVGMIADLVGLHERFMFLMEPMVGFILATPVVLISGSRFYIGAVRTVAHAGANMDVLVALGTGAAYILSVVHTFVTPGPVYYEASAVVITLVLLGKNLEYAAKGRTSEAIRKLMALSPKVATLITPDGERQVPVDQVLAGDMLIVRPGERVPVDGEVIEGFSAVDESMLTGESIPVDKQSGDRLTGATMNQHGMLKMRATRVGRETALSQIIKMVEDAQGSKAPIQRLADVVSSYFVPVVLGIAVLTFLVWYIVEHDVSRALVNATAVLVIACPCALGLATPTGIMVATGRGAELGILIRGGEHLERLSSVKAIILDKTGTITVGKPSLQGYEAFPPFEERDVLRLAASAERGSEHPLGLAIVNAASQCGLDIPMPSGFRSAPGRGVEATVDGLRVAVGTRRFMTELGVELGSVENSLARMEERGETAVVQAVNGKPAAAYGIADQVRAGSPEAISELGRLGVQVYMVTGDNRRTAVAIADRVGIPHDHVLAEVLPEGKAREVERLKARGLAVAMVGDGINDAPALATADVGIAMSSGTDVAMEASDITIVGGLSRLPGSIRLSRQTLRVIRENLFWAFIYNTIGIPLAASGRLSPVYAGAAMALSSVSVVSNSLRLKRFGARAGARASGAK